A genomic region of Roseateles amylovorans contains the following coding sequences:
- the hisA gene encoding 1-(5-phosphoribosyl)-5-[(5-phosphoribosylamino)methylideneamino]imidazole-4-carboxamide isomerase: MLLIPAIDLKDGKCVRLKQGDMNDSTTFGEDPAEMARRWVDAGARRLHLVDLNGAFAGKPVNEAAIKAILREVGDDIPVQLGGGIRDLDTIERYLDDGLSYVIIGTAAVKNPGFLKDAASAFGGHIIVGLDAKDGKVATDGWSKLTGHEVVDLARKFEDYGIEGVIYTDIGRDGMLTGINIEATVKLAQALSIPVIASGGLSNMADIDALCAVESEGVEGVICGRAIYTGDLDFALAQQRADELNGS, translated from the coding sequence ATGCTGCTGATTCCCGCGATTGACCTGAAAGACGGCAAATGCGTCCGCCTCAAGCAAGGCGACATGAATGACTCCACCACCTTCGGCGAAGATCCGGCCGAGATGGCCCGTCGATGGGTGGATGCGGGCGCCAGACGCCTGCATCTGGTGGACCTGAACGGCGCCTTCGCCGGCAAGCCGGTCAACGAGGCCGCCATCAAGGCGATCCTGCGGGAGGTCGGCGACGACATCCCGGTGCAACTGGGCGGCGGCATCCGCGACCTCGACACCATCGAGCGTTATCTCGACGACGGCCTGTCCTACGTCATCATCGGCACTGCGGCGGTGAAGAACCCCGGCTTCCTGAAGGACGCCGCGTCGGCCTTTGGCGGCCACATCATCGTGGGCCTGGATGCGAAGGACGGCAAGGTCGCGACCGACGGCTGGAGCAAGCTGACCGGCCATGAAGTCGTCGACCTCGCACGCAAGTTCGAGGATTACGGCATCGAAGGCGTCATCTACACCGACATCGGTCGCGACGGCATGCTCACCGGCATCAACATCGAGGCCACGGTGAAGCTGGCGCAGGCGCTGAGCATCCCGGTGATCGCCTCGGGCGGCCTGTCCAACATGGCCGACATCGACGCGCTCTGCGCGGTTGAAAGCGAAGGCGTGGAGGGCGTGATCTGCGGACGTGCCATCTACACCGGCGACCTCGACTTCGCCCTGGCGCAGCAACGCGCCGACGAACTGAACGGAAGCTGA
- the hisH gene encoding imidazole glycerol phosphate synthase subunit HisH, with product MAATGTDVVAKAGPRTVAVVDYGMGNLRSVSQAVLHAAQDQGVRVVITSRPEEVYAAERIVLPGQGAMRDCMRELADSGLKEAVLDAAARKPLMGVCVGMQMLLDHSEEQDTPGLGLIPGQVKRFQLEGQRQPDGSRYKVPQMGWNRVHQMRAHPVWGDVPDQSWFYFVHSFYTQPSDPRDSVGESDYGARFTCAVARDNIFATQFHPEKSAAFGLALYRNFLHWTP from the coding sequence ATGGCCGCGACCGGGACCGATGTCGTCGCCAAGGCTGGTCCCCGCACCGTGGCGGTGGTGGACTACGGCATGGGCAACCTGCGCTCGGTGTCGCAGGCGGTGCTGCATGCCGCGCAGGATCAGGGCGTTCGGGTGGTGATCACCTCCAGGCCTGAAGAGGTCTATGCAGCGGAACGCATCGTGCTGCCCGGTCAGGGCGCAATGCGCGACTGCATGCGTGAGCTGGCCGATTCCGGCCTCAAGGAAGCCGTGCTGGATGCCGCCGCCCGCAAGCCCTTGATGGGCGTGTGCGTCGGTATGCAGATGCTGCTGGACCACAGCGAGGAGCAGGACACGCCCGGCCTGGGGCTGATCCCCGGCCAGGTGAAGCGGTTCCAGCTCGAGGGACAGCGCCAGCCTGACGGCAGCCGCTACAAGGTCCCCCAGATGGGATGGAACCGCGTGCACCAGATGCGAGCGCATCCGGTCTGGGGTGACGTGCCCGACCAGAGCTGGTTCTATTTCGTCCACAGCTTTTATACCCAGCCGTCGGACCCGCGCGACAGCGTGGGCGAGAGCGACTACGGTGCGCGCTTTACCTGCGCCGTGGCGCGGGATAACATTTTTGCGACCCAGTTCCACCCCGAGAAGAGCGCGGCATTCGGGCTCGCGCTCTATCGAAACTTCCTGCATTGGACGCCTTGA
- the hisB gene encoding imidazoleglycerol-phosphate dehydratase HisB → MSSERIAEIRRDTKETQIRVRVNLDGTGQATLNTGIGFFDHMLDQIARHGLIDLDIEAKGDLHIDGHHTVEDVGITLGMAVAQAIGDKKGLTRYGHSYVPLDEALSRVVVDFSGRPGLAMDVRFTAGSIGAFDTQLAFEFFQGFVNHALVSLHVDNLKGHNAHHQCETIFKAFGRALRMAMTLDPRSAGVIPSTKGTL, encoded by the coding sequence ATGAGCTCCGAACGCATCGCCGAAATCCGCCGCGACACCAAGGAAACCCAGATCCGCGTGCGCGTCAACCTGGACGGCACCGGCCAGGCCACGCTGAACACCGGCATCGGCTTCTTCGACCACATGCTCGACCAGATCGCCCGCCACGGCCTGATCGACCTGGACATCGAGGCCAAGGGCGATCTCCACATCGACGGCCACCACACTGTCGAGGACGTGGGCATCACCCTGGGCATGGCGGTGGCGCAGGCGATCGGCGACAAGAAGGGCCTCACCCGCTACGGCCACAGCTATGTGCCGCTTGATGAGGCGCTCTCCCGCGTGGTGGTGGACTTCTCCGGCCGCCCGGGCCTGGCGATGGATGTGCGCTTCACCGCCGGTTCGATCGGGGCCTTCGACACCCAGCTGGCGTTCGAGTTCTTCCAAGGGTTCGTGAACCACGCGCTGGTGTCGCTGCACGTGGACAACCTGAAGGGCCACAACGCGCATCACCAGTGCGAGACCATCTTCAAGGCCTTCGGCCGCGCGCTGCGGATGGCGATGACGCTGGACCCGCGCTCGGCCGGCGTCATTCCGTCGACCAAGGGGACGCTGTGA
- the hisC gene encoding histidinol-phosphate transaminase, with translation MSTPLDNALNCLRDDVRAMHAYQVHSAAGLLKLDAMENPYRLPQELQQALGERLGQVAINRYPAERVQDLARALAAHARMPADKGLMLGNGSDELISLLAMAICKPGATVLAPVPGFVMYELSARYQGLRFVGVPLTADFELDESAMLAAIARDQPALIYLAYPNNPTANLWDPATIERIVQAAPGLVVMDEAYQPFASRDAMDLLARYPQVLVMRTMSKFGLAGVRIGYLMGDAELVHQIDKLRPPYNISVLNAEAGLFALEHADVYERQAAELRHERAQLQSALAGLPGVQVFPSEGNMILIRVPEANALHADLKSRGVLVKNVSGMHALLAGCLRLTVGTPEENAAMLAALQGALGSA, from the coding sequence ATGAGTACCCCCCTCGACAACGCCCTGAACTGTCTGCGTGACGACGTCCGTGCCATGCACGCCTATCAGGTGCACAGCGCTGCCGGCCTGCTGAAGCTGGACGCGATGGAGAACCCTTACCGTCTGCCGCAGGAACTGCAGCAGGCGCTGGGTGAGCGCCTCGGGCAGGTGGCCATCAACCGCTATCCCGCTGAACGTGTGCAGGATCTGGCGCGTGCCCTTGCTGCTCATGCGCGGATGCCTGCGGACAAGGGCCTGATGCTGGGCAACGGCTCGGACGAGCTGATCTCGCTGCTGGCGATGGCCATCTGCAAGCCCGGCGCCACCGTGCTCGCACCGGTGCCGGGCTTCGTCATGTATGAGCTCTCGGCCCGCTACCAGGGACTTCGGTTCGTCGGCGTGCCCTTGACCGCCGATTTCGAGCTGGACGAATCCGCCATGCTCGCCGCCATCGCGCGTGACCAGCCGGCGCTGATCTACCTGGCCTATCCCAACAACCCGACGGCCAACCTGTGGGACCCGGCAACGATCGAACGCATCGTCCAGGCCGCTCCGGGCCTGGTGGTGATGGATGAGGCCTATCAGCCCTTCGCCTCCCGCGACGCGATGGACCTGCTGGCCCGCTATCCGCAGGTGCTGGTGATGCGCACGATGAGCAAGTTCGGCCTGGCCGGCGTGCGCATCGGCTATCTGATGGGCGATGCCGAGCTGGTGCATCAGATCGACAAGCTGCGCCCGCCCTACAACATCAGCGTGCTGAATGCCGAGGCGGGTCTGTTCGCCCTGGAACATGCCGATGTCTATGAGCGCCAGGCCGCCGAACTGCGCCACGAGCGCGCCCAGCTGCAATCGGCGCTGGCCGGCCTGCCTGGCGTCCAGGTGTTCCCCAGCGAAGGCAACATGATCCTGATCCGCGTGCCGGAGGCGAATGCGCTGCATGCGGACCTGAAGTCCCGCGGGGTCTTGGTGAAGAATGTCTCCGGCATGCACGCGTTGCTGGCAGGATGCCTGCGATTGACCGTCGGCACGCCAGAGGAAAACGCCGCCATGCTGGCCGCGCTCCAGGGCGCGCTGGGGTCGGCCTGA
- a CDS encoding PIN domain-containing protein, whose protein sequence is MSAAALPVIALQAPVFVDTSVLILSEDGADAAHREQAMRWLKALWQQRLGRVSTQVLNDLYRTLTTRVTPPMPNGDARAEVRRYQRWQPWAIDHATVESAWSLESRFNLPYSDALIVAAAKAQGCETLLSLALPHQQLYDSVTILHPLLAVPADAPT, encoded by the coding sequence GTGAGCGCCGCTGCCTTGCCGGTGATCGCGCTGCAGGCGCCGGTCTTTGTGGACACCTCGGTCCTCATCCTGAGCGAGGACGGCGCCGATGCCGCCCACCGCGAGCAGGCCATGCGCTGGTTGAAAGCCCTGTGGCAGCAACGGCTGGGCCGGGTCTCCACCCAGGTGCTCAATGATCTCTACCGCACCCTCACCACCCGGGTCACGCCGCCCATGCCCAATGGCGACGCGCGCGCGGAGGTCCGGCGCTACCAGCGCTGGCAGCCCTGGGCGATCGACCATGCCACCGTCGAATCCGCCTGGTCGCTGGAAAGCCGGTTCAACCTGCCCTATTCAGATGCGCTGATCGTGGCCGCCGCCAAGGCCCAAGGCTGTGAGACCTTGCTGAGCCTGGCGCTGCCGCATCAGCAGCTGTATGACAGCGTCACCATCCTCCATCCGCTGCTGGCTGTGCCAGCGGACGCCCCGACATGA
- a CDS encoding CopG family transcriptional regulator, which yields MKNVTVTMEDSVAEWARLEAARRNTSVSRLVGELLAEKMHHDDAYQRALQDWLHRERTWASDGRPYPGRESL from the coding sequence ATGAAGAATGTCACCGTCACCATGGAAGACAGCGTCGCCGAGTGGGCGAGGCTGGAAGCGGCGCGGCGCAATACCAGCGTGTCGCGGCTGGTGGGCGAACTGCTGGCCGAGAAAATGCATCATGACGATGCCTACCAGCGGGCCCTGCAGGACTGGTTGCATCGCGAGCGCACCTGGGCGTCGGACGGTCGACCCTACCCCGGCCGGGAGTCGCTGTGA